A stretch of Fusarium poae strain DAOMC 252244 chromosome 2, whole genome shotgun sequence DNA encodes these proteins:
- a CDS encoding hypothetical protein (TransMembrane:12 (i28-55o75-94i106-126o132-152i164-183o195-218i292-313o333-351i360-380o392-418i430-448o460-480i)), translating to MTIHGMFKRIVRNDAIHVDPPEIYNWRVIALTASACFAGALFGVDAGIIGGVLAMPDFQREFGMNDRSDQARADLAGNLVTTMQAGAIGGALLSSPFADRKGRKPALLLVAITGFIGGIMQAFSYGHLSAFYIGRFIEGLGLGAGTMLAPTYVSENSPRAIRGFLVGFFQLLLVLGGMTAYFINYGSLLHLPGRATWMVPLACQSICPALLFISMIFCPESPRWLASRDQWEKAGAVLSDVRKLPVDHAYIQQELLELKTQIDQENAVMQDTGFWAIQKECWTLPWNRKRAFLTVGIVTLGQWTGTGAINYYAPTIFKGLGLSSTTTALFAQGIYGVVKVVTCLIFIFFLADSLGRRKSFMFGGAIQAFCMFFIGFYLRFGPEPGENDHPPPAGIAALAMVYIFAAAFNMSWGPVSWIYVSEIPTNRLRAYNVALASFTHWVHNLAVSKSTPVMLLHDPYRAYFIFGSFNLFMAIAAYWIPETKGISLERMDEVFGIADFSKVEDVGIAASRAKRIDDENVEDVQADRLEKS from the exons ATGACGATACATGGAATGTTCAAGCGCATCGTGCGCAATGATGCTATCCACGTTGATCCTCCAGAGATTTACAACTGGCGAGTGATTGCCCTGACTGCTTCG GCATGTTTTGCTGGAGCCCTCTTCGGTGTTGATGCTGGTATCattggtggtgttctcgctaTGCCAGACTTTCAACG AGAGTTTGGTATGAACGATCGTTCTGATCAAGCACGCGCTGATCTTGCTGGCAATCTTGTCACTACTATGCAAGCCGGTGCTATTGGCGGAGCTCTCCTCTCAAGTCCCTTTGCCGATCGCAAGGGCCGAAAGcccgctcttcttcttgttgccATCACTGGTTTCATCGGTGGAATCATGCAAGCATTCTCATATGGTCATCTCTCTGCATTCTATATTGGTCG CTTCATCGAAGGTCTTGGCCTCGGTGCAGGAACAATGCTCGCGCCAACTTATGTCTCTGAAAACTCACCCCGTGCTATTCGTGGTTTTCTCGTTGGTTTCTTCCAGCTACTCCTCGTTCTCGGTGGTATGACAGCTTACTTCATTAACTATGGCTCCCTGCTTCACCTCCCCGGCAGAGCAACTTGGATGGTTCCCCTCGCCTGCCAGTCGATCTGTCCagctcttctcttcatcagcATGATATTCTGCCCGGAATCACCACGATGGCTGGCTTCTAGGGACCAGTGGGAAAAGGCTGGCGCTGTTCTGTCCGACGTGAGGAAGTTGCCTGTTGATCATGCGTATATTCAGCAGGAGTTGTTGGAGCTCAAGACACAGATTGATCAAGAGAACGCGGTCATGCAAGACACAGGATTCTGGGCAATCCAAAAAGAGTGCTGGACTCTACCTTGGAACAGGAAGAGAGCATTTTTGACTGTCGGTATAGTCACGCTTGGACAGTGGACAGGT ACTGGTGCTATCAACTACTACGCCCCGACT ATCTTCAAAGGTCTAGGACTCTCGAGCACCACGACGGCGTTGTTCGCACAAGGT ATTTACGGTGTAGTCAAGGTCGTGACATGCttgatcttcatcttcttcctggCTGATTCCCTTGGTCGGCGTAAATCTTTCATGTTTGGCGGTGCCATCCAGGCATTTTGCATGTTCTTCATCGGCTTT TACCTTCGCTTCGGTCCTGAGCCTGGAGAGAACGACCATCCTCCTCCCGCAGGCATTGCTGCACTGGCGATGGTGTACATCTTTGCTGCGGCTTTTAACATGAGTTGGGGACCTGTTT CCTGGATCTACGTATCGGAAATCCCTACCAACCGTCTACGAGCGTATAACGTCGCGCTGGCATCATTTACCCACTGGGTCCACAACCTGGCAGTGTCAAAGTCAACCCCCGTAATGCTTCTGCATGATCCATATCGAGCCTACTTTATCTTTGGATCCTTCAACTTATTCATGGCTATTGCTGCGTATTGGATACCTGAGACAAAGGGC ATCTCGCTTGAACGTATGGATGAGGTCTTTGGCATTGCAGATTTCTCCAAGGTTGAGGATGTGGGTATCGCTGCGAGCCGTGCAAAGAGAATCGACGATGAGAATGTGGAGGATGTTCAAGCTGATAGGCTGGAGAAGTCATGA
- a CDS encoding hypothetical protein (TransMembrane:1 (i7-30o)) translates to MRSNSTLLRGVLMLVAIASCLVILLTVFHIKLADGLSIIPVQERPFFYEQHPNQQSPTKDTKEPSHEDDDAEAYLEQGEQHQDHDYRLLTSLRNNMGFYNKIDAKMTGHQLMNPTLLELPRNGNSTHDFLVIARAPHVFKKINDKRYKLARQVATFANLTYNNLGRPVLKTGKWSRLLVNDFGGPEHHCQKQPDMDRYIGPEDMKLFWTRVGEPLLIFTHQVNDEVMCQGQFIIDVRAAMPELEQALGPETTALLPPVRFSEPTGLRREAPEGQESHPRYQREKNWAPAQSPFSSDDELLLMVEPGQLYRYTSNEDPVEPVVSAKDQLSAVQEPYPPNAEAGATWHAQHRQTCMHDVMLDDRHVHQSSPMLSVTLCNRGTCEPNEQNTVMVGIVQRRQDPPMSPFTWYDRRVAVYESAPPYRMISVSKKLTYHGESDGRYVWTGSMVYYTNQTRFPPSNHGFLDDEVWLSFGIKDAAAGWLDVRARDLVADHYLCQGASDGYRRYRQGISA, encoded by the coding sequence ATGCGTTCAAACAGTACCTTGCTGCGTGGCGTGCTCATGCTTGTAGCCATCGCATCTTGTCTCGTTATCCTCCTGACAGTCTTTCACATCAAACTAGCAGACGGTTTATCCATTATACCAGTCCAAGAACGACCCTTCTTCTACGAGCAACATCCGAACCAACAATCACCGAcaaaagacaccaaagaacCCTCccacgaagacgacgatgccGAAGCATACCTCGAGCAGGGTGAACAGCACCAGGATCATGATTACCGTCTTCTTacaagcttgaggaataACATGGGCTTCTATAACAAGATCGATGCCAAGATGACAGGGCATCAGCTTATGAACCCGACGCTTCTTGAACTCCCTCGCAATGGGAACAGTACCCACGACTTTCTTGTCATTGCGCGGGCACCTCACGTATTTAAAAAGATCAACGACAAACGATACAAACTCGCTCGACAGGTTGCGACGTTTGCGAACCTTACATACAACAACCTTGGCCGTCCAGTGCTGAAGACGGGCAAATGGTCGAGACTTTTGGTCAATGACTTTGGTGGCCCGGAACATCACTGCCAGAAGCAACCCGACATGGATCGTTATATTGGCCCCGAGGACATGAAGCTTTTCTGGACTCGCGTCGGCGAACCGCTTCTTATTTTTACGCATCAGGTTAATGATGAAGTCATGTGCCAGGGTCAGTTCATTATCGACGTGCGCGCTGCCATGCCTGAGCTGGAGCAAGCTCTTGGACCTGAGACAACAGCCCTCCTCCCGCCTGTTCGTTTTAGTGAACCGACTGGTCTCCGCCGCGAAGCCCCAGAAGGTCAAGAATCGCATCCCCGATACCAGCGCGAAAAGAATTGGGCGCCCGCTCAATCTCCCTTCAGCAGCGACGATGAGCTTCTTCTCATGGTGGAACCAGGCCAGCTCTACCGCTACACATCAAACGAAGACCCCGTCGAGCCTGTCGTCAGTGCCAAGGACCAGCTATCAGCCGTCCAAGAGCCTTACCCACCAAACGCCGAGGCTGGAGCTACATGGCACGCTCAGCATAGACAAACGTGTATGCACGATGTGATGCTGGACGACAGACACGTTCACCAGAGCTCGCCGATGCTGAGCGTCACTCTCTGCAACAGAGGAACATGCGAGCCCAATGAACAGAACACAGTCATGGTGGGCATTGTACAGCGACGCCAGGACCCGCCCATGTCACCGTTTACGTGGTACGACCGACGGGTAGCGGTATACGAGTCTGCGCCTCCGTATCGGATGATCAGCGTGAGCAAGAAGCTGACATACCACGGAGAGTCAGATGGACGCTACGTCTGGACAGGTTCCATGGTCTACTATACGAACCAAACACGATTCCCACCGTCAAATCATGGCTTTTTGGATGATGAGGTGTGGTTGAGTTTTGGCATCAAAGATGCAGCCGCTGGGTGGCTGGATGTACGGGCCAGGGATTTGGTCGCTGATCATTACCTGTGTCAGGGTGCTTCAGATGGTTACAGGCGTTATAGACAGGGCATTTCAGCATAA
- a CDS encoding hypothetical protein (TransMembrane:2 (o34-51i135-155o)) has translation MGDLDLDQPQASNPVSSWQTAHIHTRPKAFSTDILIVGGGLGGVAAALGALRRGRRVLLTEEYEWLGGQLTSQAVPPDEHTWVEQFGVTRSYRALRDGVRQYYRDNYPLTEDARRRPQLNPGAGHVSKLCHEPRVAVAVIEAMLTPFIGSGLLVVKKRVKAVSCDMLEQVVRSITFRKLDMQDTFTVEAKYVIDATELGDLLPMTNTPYVTGFESRKDTGEPSAPEEAQPQNSQAVSICFAVDHIEGQDNTIPKPEKYDHWRKCHPDFWGAPLLGLKAPHPRTLEIVEREFTPNPNDDPALVMSDQRKSGGDMNLWTFRRIAAKDNFTPGAYQSDICLVNWPMIDYFEKPIIDVSENELQERLAEAASLSYSMLYYLQTDCPRADGKGTGYPGLRLRGDITGTEHGLAMAPYVRESRRIKAVTTIVEQDLSLDIRGSKGAVHYPDSVGVGMYRIDLHPSTGGDNYIDVACCPFEIPLGALIPLERPNLLAASKNIGTTHITNGCYRLHPVEWNIGEAAGLLAAHCLDEDLSPHNVQRNKELFKKFQDMIVKEGIETEWPDVSGY, from the coding sequence ATGGGtgaccttgatcttgaccagCCACAGGCCTCAAACCCTGTCTCATCCTGGCAGACAGCCCATATCCACACACGCCCCAAGGCCTTTTCGACAGACATCCTCATTGTCGGCGGCGGTCTTGGAGGCGTCGCAGCAGCTCTCGGTGCTCTTCGTAGAGGTCGCCGTGTTTTATTGACAGAAGAATACGAATGGCTAGGTGGACAATTGACAAGCCAAGCAGTACCGCCAGATGAACATACCTGGGTCGAGCAATTCGGTGTTACGCGCTCGTACCGTGCTTTGAGAGATGGCGTCAGACAATATTACCGCGATAACTACCCCCTGACAGAAGATGCAAGGAGGAGACCTCAGCTAAACCCGGGTGCTGGACATGTCAGCAAGCTTTGTCACGAGCCAAGAGTTGCAGTAGCCGTTATTGAAGCCATGCTGACGCCGTTCATTGGCAGTGGCTTACTGGTTGTCAAGAAGCGAGTCAAGGCTGTGTCTTGTGATATGCTGGAACAGGTCGTTCGGTCTATAACATTCCGAAAGTTAGACATGCAGGACACTTTTACCGTCGAAGCGAAATATGTCATTGACGCGACAGAACTTGGGGATTTGCTGCCCATGACCAACACTCCTTATGTTACGGGCTTCGAGTCACGAAAGGACACGGGAGAGCCAAGTGCACCCGAAGAAGCCCAACCTCAGAATTCGCAGGCGGTATCCATATGTTTCGCCGTGGACCATATTGAAGGACAAGACAATACAATCCCGAAGCCTGAGAAGTACGATCACTGGCGAAAATGTCATCCCGACTTCTGGGGCGCGCCACTGCTAGGTCTCAAAGCGCCTCATCCTCGAACCCTGGAGATCGTGGAACGAGAGTTTACGCCGAACCCCAATGATGATCCAGCGTTGGTCATGTCTGATCAGCGAAAGTCTGGCGGCGATATGAATCTCTGGACATTTCGACGTATTGCAGCCAAGGACAACTTTACGCCTGGGGCTTATCAGTCAGATATCTGCCTTGTGAACTGGCCCATGATTGACTACTTTGAGAAACCCATCATTGATGTCTCTGAAAACGAACTTCAAGAGCGCCTTGCTGAGGCGGCGTCTTTGTCTTACAGTATGCTGTATTATCTACAGACAGACTGTCCCCGCGCAGATGGTAAAGGTACAGGCTATCCTGGTCTTCGATTAAGAGGCGACATTACTGGAACAGAACACGGTCTGGCAATGGCACCTTATGTCCGGGAATCGCGCCGCATCAAAGCCGTCACTACGATTGTCGAGCAAGATTTGTCCCTTGATATCCGAGGCTCCAAGGGTGCAGTACACTACCCTGACAGCGTAGGTGTAGGCATGTACCGTATTGACCTTCACCCTTCTACTGGCGGAGACAACTATATCGACGTGGCATGCTGTCCATTTGAGATCCCCCTCGGAGCTTTAATCCCTCTGGAAAGGCCAAATCTGCTCGCCGCGTCTAAGAACATCGGCACGACACACATTACGAATGGATGTTACAGATTACATCCTGTGGAGTGGAACATTGGTGAGGCCGCGGGTCTGTTAGCGGCACATTGTCTTGATGAGGATTTGTCACCGCATAATGTGCAGAGAAACAAGGAGCTATTTAAGAAGTTCCAGGATATGATTGTCAAAGAGGGTATCGAGACGGAATGGCCTGATGTTTCTGGATACTGA
- a CDS encoding hypothetical protein (TransMembrane:1 (n3-11c16/17o750-766i)~CAZy:GH16): MTTLALLGVATASAPTYDGYDIVWQDSFEGSAGSLPDTSKWIMQDWYKNLNGDWQTYTTSPKNQQLSGDGSLLIIPLRDSSATRGWASGRLESAYTFTPAPGARTIAEASLRLGSASASGKQGIWPAFWLLGDSHRKGTLIWPTCGEIDIMENVNGETKTQGVIHCDKNPGGICNEKNGIAGATGLPDSGQGFHTYTAVIDRTPGNWKEESVSFYLDGVQYHQVTGDRIGDEQVWGKIAHNLIHFILNVAVGGEWPGDPNESTMDGLDNAMEVKYVAHYESSGSGSVPKYQDTESGQSDYGYDHVSEPKFPQSPPRIPESRRPRPSPDDSDFPDYSDFPDDSDFLDDSDSLDYSDAPDYSDSPDYSDSPPTSSRDETIYIHEVPGRPGVYSIPGVPFLREIHPGVYATDRRTYTITDLPGLQMIPGSPGLYRTPGSHGSHSYPGYSDSHESPAHHDFPGSERPSYETSPFHSHPRPESRPAPVPGRMTDADRQNHPSPMYPNRGGYGSSQQTHDNSHGNSEECPEPAAGSLYHGSYGTPGGWGPGTGKGCPDDLSGKLKARHISSSEYKEETESEMDSGSSKPGMPYRFKTPGYPPAPRPDAIAPPTVAHGEFGGVQATDKSKYLDRSKVARDMPPRFKTPGYPPKPAPDAIAPPTVTPGEFSDVKTGIGGGCLDLDCKHVARDMPPRFKTPDYPPKPAPDAVAPPTVTPGQFGGVQAKDKDNHLDPSGINGTAPTSGQGPPRSEVSKKGSMMAMVFAIFALLVLYEMQPGH; encoded by the coding sequence ATGACCACCCTCGCCCTGTTAGGGGTAGCCACTGCCAGCGCCCCTACCTATGACGGCTATGACATCGTCTGGCAGGACTCTTTCGAAGGTTCTGCTGGCTCTCTTCCTGATACATCCAAGTGGATCATGCAGGATTGGTACAAGAATCTCAACGGTGACTGGCAAACGTACACAACTAGTCCTAAGAACCAGCAACTTAGCGGTGATGGctctctcctcatcatccccCTGAGAGATTCATCTGCTACCAGGGGTTGGGCATCCGGTCGTCTTGAGAGTGCATACACTTTCACTCCTGCTCCGGGAGCACGTACCATCGCCGAAGCATCTCTCCGACTGGGCAGTGCCTCTGCATCCGGTAAGCAAGGTATCTGGCCCGCTTTCTGGCTCCTCGGTGACAGCCACCGCAAAGGAACTCTCATCTGGCCAACCTGCGGTGAGATCGACATCATGGAAAACGTCAACGGTGAGACCAAGACCCAAGGTGTTATTCATTGTGACAAGAACCCCGGTGGCATCTGTAACGAGAAGAATGGTATTGCCGGTGCTACCGGACTTCCTGATTCTGGTCAGGGTTTCCACACGTACACCGCTGTCATCGATCGGACACCAGGAAACTGGAAGGAAGAGAGTGTCTCTTTCTATCTCGACGGTGTTCAGTACCATCAAGTCACTGGCGACAGGATCGGAGATGAACAAGTCTGGGGCAAGATCGCCCACAACTTGATTCATTTCATCCTGAACGTTGCTGTTGGTGGAGAATGGCCGGGCGACCCAAATGAATCAACAATGGACGGATTGGATAATGCCATGGAGGTCAAATACGTTGCTCACTATGAGTCGAGTGGCTCAGGAAGTGTTCCCAAGTACCAGGACACTGAGAGTGGTCAGAGCGATTATGGGTATGACCATGTCTCTGAGCCAAAGTTCCCCCAGTCACCTCCAAGGATTCCTGAGTCAAGGAGGCCGCGCCCGTCGCCGGATGACTCTGATTTCCCAGATTACTCTGATTTTCCCGATGACTCTGATTTCCTCGATGACTCTGATTCCCTCGATTACTCCGACGCACCCGATTACTCCGACTCACCCGATTACTCCGATTCCCCCCCAACATCCTCTCGGGACGAAACCATTTACATCCACGAAGTTCCTGGCCGCCCCGGTGTCTATTCGATCCCCGGTGTCCCTTTCTTGCGTGAAATTCATCCTGGCGTTTATGCAACAGATCGTAGGACTTACACGATTACTGACCTTCCTGGTCTTCAAATGATTCCTGGCAGTCCTGGCTTGTATCGAACTCCTGGATCTCACGGGAGTCACAGTTATCCAGGTTATTCTGACTCTCATGAATCACCTGCCCACCACGATTTCCCAGGTTCTGAGCGACCATCTTATGAAACGTCGCCATTCCACTCTCACCCTCGGCCCGAGTCTAGGCCAGCACCTGTTCCTGGCCGTATGACCGATGCTGATAGGCAGAATCACCCTTCACCGATGTATCCTAATCGTGGTGGATATGGGTCATCTCAACAAACCCACGATAACTCTCACGGGAACTCGGAAGAGTGTCCAGAACCTGCTGCTGGAAGTCTTTACCATGGAAGCTATGGTACCCCAGGTGGTTGGGGTCCTGGAACTGGAAAAGGATGCCCCGACGACCTTTCGGGTAAGCTGAAGGCGCGTCACATTTCTTCTTCTGAATATAAGGAGGAAACAGAATCAGAGATGGACTCCGGATCTTCGAAACCAGGCATGCCATATCGCTTCAAAACTCCCGGCTACCCACCTGCTCCTAGACCAGATGCTATTGCGCCACCAACGGTTGCTCACGGTGAGTTTGGTGGTGTTCAGGCTACAGACAAGAGCAAGTATCTTGATCGAAGTAAAGTCGCTCGGGACATGCCTCCTCGGTTCAAGACTCCTGGTTACCCACCCAAGCCTGCACCAGATGCTATTGCGCCACCTACTGTTACCCCTGGCGAGTTTAGCGATGTCAAGACGGGTATTGGTGGCGGGtgtcttgatcttgattgCAAACACGTCGCTCGGGACATGCCTCCCCGTTTCAAGACTCCTGACTACCCACCCAAGCCTGCACCAGATGCCGTCGCACCACCTACTGTAACCCCTGGCCAGTTTGGTGGTGTTCAAGCTAAAGATAAGGACAATCATCTTGACCCAAGCGGGATTAATGGAACTGCTCCAACCTCTGGTCAAGGTCCGCCTAGATCTGAGGTTTCCAAGAAGGGTTCAATGATGGCAATGGTATTTGCGATTTTTGCACTTCTCGTTCTCTATGAGATGCAGCCAGGTCATTGA
- a CDS encoding hypothetical protein (TransMembrane:7 (o6-24i44-67o87-110i122-145o165-189i201-222o242-262i)) → MSRIPNVWAAIIIPVPASALALILRIKARRMTKMGVGYDDGLSIAAWFVALGYSILLIVWTTCYHMGRKIGHLPDAEVDYILVKSHEILFASEILYSWSIFLSKMSVLTFYRRLFQFSSIRVPIIILMVCSGIWITVRTFMTIFHCMPVQAYWDKSIDGKCLKNIGQYYLGTDLTHCLMDFIILALPLFEVVRMKLIFGQKIAVIGIFSLGSLVGVASVFQIAEAQKYTAASREFPFEFSLAMVWANVETHLAVFTSCLALLRPIFRKFIPGLSSGNTTYPTNGLSHPSNTNNTYRNSIALRQSRSPHDMEHYVIEGQRAFSYPDYDAISLPGASKDGNSISRQGFMRQREESMTDTDVSPGVSPGRGSLSSV, encoded by the exons ATGAGCCGGATTCCTAATGTCTGGGCTGCCATCATCATTCCCGTGCCCGCCAGTGCCCTCGCTTTGATTCTGCGCATCAAGGCAAGGCGCATGACAAAAATGGGTGTTGGTTATGACGATGGTTTGTCCATTGCTGCTTGG TTTGTGGCGCTTGGTTATTCAATTCTTCTCATCGTTT GGACGACATGCTACCATATGGGTCGTAAGATCGGACATCTACCAGACGCCGAGGTCGATTATATTCTCGTAAAATCGCACGAAATCCTTTTCGCAAGCGAGATCCTCTACTCGTGGTCTATTTTCCTTAGCAAAATGTCTGTCTTGACATTCTACCGGCGCCTCTTTCAATTCTCATCCATACGCGTACcaatcatcatcctcatggTGTGTAGCGGAATTTGGATTACAGTGAGAACATTCATGACGATATTTCACTGCATGCCTGTTCAAGCGTACTGGGACAAGTCTATCGATGGAAAGTGTCTCAAAAATATTGGACAGTACTACCTCGGCACTGACTTGACGCATTGTCTTATGGATTTCATCATTCTTGCGCTGCCGCTCTTTGAGGTCGTGAGAATGAAGTTGATCTTTGGACAGAAGATTGCTGTCATTGGTATTTTCAGTCTTGGTTCCTT GGTCGGAGTCGCCTCGGTCTTTCAAATCGCCGAAGCACAGAAATACACTGCTGCCTCTCGAGAATTCCCCTTTGAGTTCTCGCTTGCCATGGTTTGGGCCAATGTGGAAACCCATCTTGCCGTCTTTACCA GCTGTCTTGCCCTTCTTCGTCCCATCTTCCGCAAATTCATCCCTGGTCTTTCATCGGGCAACACAACATATCCTACCAACGGTCTCAGCCACCCAAGCAACACAAACAACACATACCGAAACAGCATCGCCTTGCGGCAATCCCGCAGCCCCCACGACATGGAGCACTATGTCATCGAGGGCCAACGTGCGTTCTCCTATCCGGACTATGATGCGATCAGCTTACCAGGTGCATCAAAAGACGGTAATTCAATTTCAAGACAGGGATTCATGCGGCAGCGCGAGGAGAGCATGACAGATACTGATGTGTCGCCGGGAGTATCACCGGGAAGAGGTTCTTTGTCTAGTGTGTGA
- a CDS encoding hypothetical protein (SECRETED:SignalP(1-19)~CAZy:AA11) — protein sequence MKLFATFATVLGLAGLVQAHMEMTYPPPFKSKKNPYANGDIDYSMTSPLSPSGANFPCKGYNSLFGTAAGASTATWTAGKSYNIEIQGGADHAGGSCQASLSFDRGSTWIAIQSWIGNCPIAPLSTFKFTLPIDTPAGNALFAWTWFNKIGNREMYMNCATITVKARSGTPKTPMSKRPAMFVANVGNGCGTREGVDLMFPNPGPDVSLGSSNTGPPVGQCPAGSGAAVPPKQTSITKAPTKTTKAPGGVFITVPTPSTTKKTTLKSTTRTTTTIIPPAPTKPARGLITPGTPCTPEGYWNCVKSGTAFQRCASGVWSVSMAVAPGTRCVPGQSMEFTIEYA from the exons ATGAAGCTCTTCGCTACCTTCGCTACAGTCCTTGGTCTAGCTGGTCTAGTCCAGGCTCACATGGAGATGACTTACCCTCCACCTTTCAAGAGCAAGAAAAACCCCTACGCCAATGGGGATATCGACTACAGTATGACCTCTCCTCTCTCACCCAGTGGAGCCAACTTCCCTTGCAAGGGATACAACTCTCTTTTTGGCACCGCGGCTGGTGCCTCTACCGCTACTTGGACAGCCGGAAAGTCTTACAACATTGAAATCCAAGGCGGCGCAGACCACGctggcggaagttgccaggcCTCACTCTCCTTCGACCGTGGAAGCACATGGATCGCCATCCAGTCCTGGATCGGCAACTGTCCCATTGCACCTTTGTCTACGTTTAAATTCACTCTTCCTATTGATACGCCCGCAGGCAACGCTCTTTTCGCCTGGACATGGTTCAACAAGATCGGTAACCGCGAAATGTATATGAACTGCGCAACTATCACCGTCAAAGCCCGAAGCGGCACCCCCAAGACACCCATGAGTAAGCGCCCTGCCATGTTCGTCGCCAACGTCGGGAACGGATGCGGCACAAGGGAGGGCGTTGATCTCATGTTTCCCAACCCTGGCCCCGACGTCTCTTTGGGCTCGAGCAACACTGGTCCGCCGGTCGGTCAGTGCCCAGCTGGTTCTGGTGCCGCTGTCCCACCTAAGCAGACTAGCATTACCAAGGCTCCTACCAAGACCACTAAAGC GCCTGGCGGCGTATTTATTACTGTCCCTACTCCTAGTACCACCAAGAAGACTACTCTGAAGTCTACAACTCGCACAACTACGACAATCATTCCTCCTGCACCGACTAAGCCTGCGCGCGGCTTGATCACTCCCGGGACCCCGTGTACACCTGAAGGGTATTGGAACTGCGTCAAATCCGGTACAGCCTTTCAACGATGTGCTTCTGGTGTATGGTCTGTCAGTATGGCTGTCGCACCCGGTACAAGATGTGTTCCAGGACAGAGTATGGAATTCACGATTGAGTATGCATGA